A single genomic interval of Stenotrophomonas sp. ZAC14D1_NAIMI4_1 harbors:
- a CDS encoding CfaE/CblD family pilus tip adhesin: protein MSRRVLFVWMLVCALAVVVPKAWAQRPPQTDPPRGVFTQDVVQAWDRSAIPAEIELWAPRTLLAYDTDLTQRYGELYMVCASSSDASTGRCPTEDMLVLLSSQATQVSVRLQEIRSGLTSNLDVSASLFRAFSTADCSLDYWNNQPYGIPSSIAPSCDKKIAAGTGKGLTIRSPSLRSLTAGHWKGTLELRLRRPPSEHLATYIFNFDFTITDYDAISIYLPGFEQGNANVNMDLRYDPRIIGGSIAGSKGVDMCLYDGLGSQSEYLGITVRDTGSRPSVGDDFSLWHRDAAGDDRERISFNVWLNYAGSKRRMRNGVEEQLLGVDKTELRLVKLPKLEQPVYCVPTPITLETPSFTASSKREGVYTGELKVELRVPTVRP from the coding sequence ATGAGCCGCCGTGTGTTGTTTGTGTGGATGCTGGTGTGCGCGCTGGCGGTGGTGGTGCCGAAGGCGTGGGCGCAGAGGCCGCCGCAGACTGATCCGCCGCGAGGTGTATTCACTCAGGACGTTGTGCAGGCCTGGGATCGCTCGGCGATTCCTGCAGAAATTGAACTGTGGGCGCCGCGAACGCTGCTTGCGTACGACACGGATCTGACTCAGCGCTATGGCGAACTCTACATGGTCTGCGCATCGTCGTCGGATGCTTCCACGGGAAGATGTCCGACCGAGGATATGCTGGTTCTATTGTCGTCCCAAGCCACGCAGGTCTCCGTGCGGCTTCAGGAAATCCGCTCCGGACTGACAAGTAACCTGGACGTGTCAGCAAGCCTCTTCAGGGCATTCAGCACGGCAGATTGCTCGCTGGACTACTGGAACAACCAACCTTACGGAATCCCCTCATCTATCGCGCCCAGCTGTGACAAAAAGATTGCTGCGGGTACCGGAAAGGGGTTGACGATTCGATCGCCCAGTTTGCGGTCGCTAACGGCGGGCCACTGGAAAGGCACTCTCGAACTTCGCCTGCGCCGCCCGCCTTCCGAGCACCTCGCCACCTACATCTTCAACTTCGATTTCACGATCACCGACTACGACGCGATCTCGATCTATCTGCCGGGCTTCGAGCAAGGCAATGCCAACGTCAACATGGACCTGCGTTATGACCCGCGCATCATCGGTGGGAGTATCGCCGGCAGCAAGGGCGTCGACATGTGCCTGTACGACGGACTGGGCTCGCAGAGCGAGTACCTGGGTATCACCGTTCGCGATACGGGCTCACGGCCCAGCGTCGGCGACGACTTTTCCCTCTGGCACCGCGATGCGGCCGGCGATGACCGCGAGCGCATCAGCTTCAACGTCTGGCTGAACTACGCCGGCAGCAAGCGCCGCATGCGCAACGGTGTGGAAGAGCAGCTGCTGGGTGTCGACAAGACTGAGCTGCGGCTGGTGAAGCTGCCCAAGCTGGAGCAGCCCGTCTATTGCGTCCCCACGCCCATCACCCTCGAAACGCCTTCCTTTACCGCCAGCAGCAAGCGCGAAGGCGTCTACACCGGTGAACTGAAGGTGGAACTGCGCGTGCCCACCGTCCGGCCCTGA
- a CDS encoding pilus assembly protein, with translation MNKFVYLLLPMALLLAAPAHANLTVHPMRSSVEGKRSTQIRVYSQSTQAQYVQATLRRIDNPASANEQESEVEPHEAAIAVTPGKFALAGGGNRLIRVIPLQPVEKETAYRVYFEGVRGPEETTQEGEDGSRANVGVSLVWGALVNVLPADGEVALRLQGNTLHNTGSLRVGITSVAECTRAGACTAHDITHSLYPDATVELPFQPQAGSTLQLRYRLTRDGYREHVQTVSASAG, from the coding sequence ATGAACAAGTTCGTCTACCTGCTGTTGCCGATGGCACTGCTGCTTGCAGCCCCGGCCCACGCCAATCTGACCGTCCATCCGATGCGTTCGTCGGTGGAAGGCAAGCGCAGCACGCAGATCCGCGTGTACTCGCAGTCCACCCAGGCGCAGTACGTGCAGGCCACGTTGCGCCGTATCGACAACCCCGCCAGTGCAAACGAACAGGAAAGCGAAGTTGAGCCGCACGAGGCAGCCATCGCGGTGACGCCTGGCAAGTTTGCATTGGCCGGCGGTGGCAACCGCCTGATCCGCGTCATCCCGCTGCAGCCGGTCGAGAAGGAAACCGCCTACCGCGTGTACTTCGAGGGCGTGCGCGGGCCAGAGGAAACCACGCAGGAAGGCGAAGACGGCTCCCGCGCCAACGTCGGCGTCAGCCTGGTCTGGGGCGCACTGGTGAATGTACTGCCTGCCGATGGCGAGGTGGCGCTGCGCCTGCAGGGCAACACGCTGCACAACACCGGCAGCCTGCGGGTGGGTATCACCAGCGTGGCGGAATGCACCCGCGCCGGCGCCTGCACCGCCCATGACATCACCCACAGCCTGTACCCGGACGCCACCGTCGAACTGCCCTTCCAGCCGCAGGCAGGCAGCACCCTGCAACTGCGCTACCGCCTGACCCGCGACGGCTACCGCGAGCACGTGCAGACCGTCTCCGCATCGGCAGGCTGA
- a CDS encoding ESPR-type extended signal peptide-containing protein — protein sequence MNRIYRRIWNATRQCWVVASELSSPRGKPAQTRLLASALLLAAAGAAWAEDEREDLAAPSIIPAEEAPAQAPVFLLSAPVMNVMGVNTSGLNIPRGMWYQTPIVMSGNYRDPEVSGQDVVALGSQSVVSGTESTVLGNYGIARGGYATAVGHNARALGGHSTALGTSAFANGKGATALGHKADAPSPNAVAIGSGAKAYSSESVAIGANSVASGTYTVSVGKSGWERRITNVKSGEDGTDAVNLDQLNAVERSARSAASTAQTTANTARSTANDALAKANVREGLLYQSASNGVVRIGGTNSGSSLNIRNSNGYLRSITGVADGAVGTASTEAVNGSQLSRVQSSVADARTVANSAQASASNAQTTANTAKSTADSALGKANTLSGLLSHTSTTVRIGNSNSGNLLDIRNSGGYARRISGVAAGSIGTSSTDAVNGAQLNSVNVTATAAKTAAGNAQTTADTARANAADALSQAGTLRGLLSETSTSVRIGATNSGTDLDVRNSGGAARKISGVASGVLSDTSDEAVTGAQLLATDKRARSADTLANSAVTKADSALGKFTMLEGLVREDAAGGNVRLGGSNTGTVLDVRNKSDGKRKISGVADGAVSSSSSEAINGSQLLATNDRVSVAQQVASDALQGISELRAQSMFVNVGDKGPGVAAQAGPVGVALGDSAEASLLSEGGVALGSFAKARGRNSVALGRAARVDEEAEGGFALGVFSSVEETGGVALGVDSSVQKGAENAAALGAGSIATEERTVSFGNAGLKRRLTNVDRGTADHNATTVGQLNDSLATLGGGAKLDAAGNVTAPTYTVQNTRQHTVGDALTILDGAVLRTTSRMDRVEGELRSVFQDTPTARADGLNQITLAGANGMILSNVGNGLIAAGSRDAVNGGQLHSMQQQLNGRMDGLEQRIDGQPQSRMMALASDDAGTPATTPVAEEPSSPASKDDKVVASTGNAPKSSPQPKAEAPESPKPQVDTAELEKMLVRANDYSDGIAREVDARLNKMDKRFNRMAAMSSAQTAMAMNTAGLATYNRLGAGVGYAEGESAMAVGYQRVLNDKGSATFSLNGAFTNSGERSMGVGVGIGW from the coding sequence ATGAACCGCATCTATCGACGAATCTGGAATGCCACCCGGCAATGCTGGGTCGTGGCCAGCGAGCTGAGTTCGCCGCGTGGAAAGCCTGCGCAGACACGGCTGCTGGCGTCTGCCCTGCTGCTGGCTGCAGCGGGAGCTGCCTGGGCGGAAGATGAGCGCGAAGATCTGGCAGCGCCATCCATCATCCCTGCTGAAGAGGCACCGGCGCAGGCTCCCGTGTTCCTGCTGTCGGCGCCCGTGATGAATGTGATGGGCGTGAACACATCGGGCCTGAACATTCCGCGTGGGATGTGGTACCAGACGCCCATCGTGATGAGTGGCAACTATCGGGACCCCGAAGTCAGCGGCCAGGATGTGGTGGCGCTGGGCTCACAGTCCGTTGTCAGCGGAACCGAATCCACCGTCCTGGGCAACTACGGCATTGCAAGGGGTGGATATGCGACCGCCGTCGGCCACAACGCCAGAGCGCTGGGCGGCCACAGCACTGCACTGGGTACCAGTGCATTTGCCAACGGAAAGGGCGCAACGGCCTTGGGCCATAAGGCGGATGCGCCTTCGCCGAATGCAGTTGCCATAGGCAGTGGCGCGAAAGCTTACAGCTCAGAGTCCGTTGCCATCGGCGCGAATTCAGTGGCTTCTGGTACCTATACCGTCTCGGTGGGAAAGAGCGGTTGGGAGCGCCGGATTACAAACGTCAAGAGTGGCGAGGATGGTACGGACGCAGTGAATCTCGACCAGCTGAACGCAGTGGAGAGAAGCGCCAGAAGTGCTGCAAGTACCGCCCAGACCACGGCCAACACGGCCAGGAGCACTGCCAATGATGCTCTCGCCAAGGCCAACGTGCGTGAGGGTCTGCTCTATCAATCGGCAAGCAACGGCGTTGTACGCATCGGTGGCACCAACAGCGGATCGTCGTTGAACATCCGCAACAGCAATGGCTATTTGCGCAGCATAACCGGTGTTGCCGATGGCGCGGTCGGTACAGCCAGTACGGAAGCCGTCAACGGATCGCAGTTGAGCAGAGTTCAAAGCAGCGTGGCTGATGCGCGGACGGTAGCCAACTCGGCGCAGGCTTCTGCCAGCAATGCGCAGACGACGGCCAACACCGCCAAGAGCACTGCTGACAGCGCACTTGGGAAGGCCAATACGCTCTCAGGCCTGCTCAGCCATACATCAACCACGGTGCGCATTGGCAACAGCAACAGCGGCAATCTGCTGGACATTCGCAACAGCGGCGGCTATGCGCGCAGGATCTCCGGTGTGGCAGCGGGATCCATCGGCACGAGCAGCACGGACGCGGTGAACGGCGCGCAGTTGAACAGCGTGAATGTAACTGCTACCGCGGCAAAGACCGCCGCCGGTAACGCACAGACCACCGCGGACACAGCAAGGGCCAATGCTGCTGATGCGCTTTCCCAGGCGGGCACGCTGCGGGGGCTGCTGAGCGAAACATCCACCAGCGTTCGCATTGGTGCCACCAATAGTGGGACAGATCTGGACGTACGCAACAGCGGCGGTGCAGCGCGGAAGATTTCCGGGGTCGCAAGCGGCGTACTGTCCGACACCAGCGACGAGGCGGTAACCGGCGCACAGCTGCTTGCCACCGATAAGAGAGCGCGCAGCGCGGACACCTTGGCCAATAGCGCCGTGACCAAGGCTGACAGCGCGCTGGGGAAGTTTACGATGTTGGAAGGGCTGGTCCGCGAGGATGCGGCCGGCGGGAACGTGCGTTTGGGTGGCAGCAACACCGGCACGGTGTTGGATGTCCGCAACAAGAGTGACGGCAAGCGGAAGATCAGTGGCGTTGCGGATGGCGCAGTGAGCAGCAGCAGCTCTGAGGCGATCAACGGAAGTCAGCTCCTTGCAACGAATGATCGAGTCTCCGTTGCGCAGCAGGTTGCGAGCGACGCTCTCCAAGGTATCTCGGAGCTCCGTGCACAATCGATGTTCGTCAACGTCGGCGACAAGGGGCCCGGCGTCGCAGCTCAGGCCGGTCCTGTTGGCGTTGCGCTGGGTGATTCCGCCGAGGCATCTCTTCTGTCCGAGGGTGGAGTGGCACTTGGCAGCTTTGCGAAGGCGCGCGGAAGAAACTCCGTGGCATTGGGGCGCGCAGCCCGTGTGGACGAAGAGGCTGAAGGGGGCTTCGCCCTTGGCGTGTTCTCGTCGGTGGAGGAAACTGGAGGCGTCGCACTCGGCGTTGACAGTTCGGTACAGAAGGGTGCAGAGAATGCTGCAGCCCTGGGCGCTGGCTCTATCGCGACAGAAGAGCGCACAGTGTCTTTCGGAAATGCTGGATTGAAGAGAAGGCTCACCAATGTTGACCGCGGCACCGCCGACCACAACGCCACCACCGTCGGCCAGTTGAACGACTCTCTCGCCACCCTCGGCGGCGGTGCGAAACTGGACGCCGCAGGCAACGTGACCGCCCCTACCTATACCGTGCAGAACACCCGTCAGCACACCGTGGGTGATGCGCTTACCATTCTCGATGGTGCCGTGCTGCGCACCACATCCCGCATGGACCGCGTCGAAGGCGAGCTCCGCTCCGTCTTCCAGGACACCCCCACCGCCCGCGCCGACGGCCTCAACCAGATCACCCTGGCCGGTGCCAACGGCATGATCCTCTCCAACGTAGGCAACGGCCTTATCGCGGCCGGCAGCCGCGATGCGGTCAACGGTGGCCAGCTGCACTCCATGCAGCAGCAGCTCAACGGCCGCATGGATGGTCTGGAACAGCGTATCGACGGCCAGCCGCAGTCGCGCATGATGGCGCTGGCGTCCGACGATGCGGGCACGCCTGCCACCACGCCGGTGGCTGAGGAACCCTCCTCGCCCGCCAGCAAGGACGACAAGGTCGTCGCCAGCACCGGCAACGCGCCGAAGTCCTCGCCGCAGCCCAAGGCGGAAGCGCCGGAATCGCCGAAGCCGCAGGTCGACACCGCCGAGCTGGAGAAGATGCTGGTCCGTGCCAACGACTACAGCGATGGCATCGCCCGCGAAGTGGATGCGCGCCTGAACAAGATGGACAAGCGCTTCAACCGCATGGCGGCGATGAGCAGCGCGCAGACCGCGATGGCGATGAACACCGCCGGCCTGGCCACGTACAACCGCCTGGGTGCGGGCGTGGGCTATGCCGAAGGCGAATCGGCGATGGCGGTGGGCTACCAGCGCGTGCTGAACGACAAGGGTTCGGCCACCTTCAGCCTCAATGGTGCCTTCACCAACAGTGGTGAACGCAGCATGGGCGTGGGTGTGGGTATCGGCTGGTAA
- a CDS encoding nuclear transport factor 2 family protein, whose product MSAEQSRPPLPPFTLESATQKVRLAEDGWNSRDADNVSLAYSLDTQWRNRAEFTSGREEARQFLARKWKKELEYRLIKELWAFTENRIAVRYAYEWHDDSGNWFRSYGNENWEFGADGLMERRFSCINDMPIKESERRFHWPLGRRPDDHPGLSDLGM is encoded by the coding sequence GTGTCCGCTGAACAGTCCCGTCCGCCGCTTCCTCCGTTCACTCTTGAATCGGCGACCCAGAAAGTCCGCCTGGCCGAAGACGGCTGGAATTCCCGCGATGCCGACAACGTCTCGCTCGCCTATTCGCTCGATACCCAGTGGCGCAACCGTGCCGAATTCACCAGCGGCCGCGAAGAAGCCCGCCAGTTCCTTGCGCGCAAGTGGAAGAAAGAGCTTGAGTACCGCCTGATCAAGGAGCTGTGGGCGTTTACCGAAAACCGCATTGCCGTGCGCTACGCCTACGAATGGCATGACGACTCGGGCAACTGGTTTCGTTCCTATGGCAACGAGAACTGGGAGTTTGGTGCCGATGGCCTGATGGAACGCCGGTTCTCGTGCATCAACGACATGCCGATCAAGGAGAGCGAGCGCAGGTTCCATTGGCCGCTGGGGCGTCGCCCGGATGATCACCCGGGGCTGTCCGATCTGGGCATGTAA
- a CDS encoding TetR family transcriptional regulator → MDTITNDTKQKILATAEALIYQNGIHATGMDLLVKTSGVARKSIYRHFENKDQVAAEALSARDVRWLDWFRHECEKADSAEARILRMFTVLKGWFESEDYRGCAFINTAGEVGNPDDPIRRIARHHKQKLLDYTLELTGQLGIEQPAALARQLLVLMEGAITVSRVMGDYGAADTARDVAQVLLKQARR, encoded by the coding sequence GTGGACACCATCACCAACGACACCAAGCAGAAGATCCTGGCGACCGCCGAGGCCCTGATCTACCAGAACGGCATCCATGCCACCGGCATGGATCTCCTGGTGAAGACCTCCGGCGTGGCACGCAAGAGCATCTACCGCCATTTCGAGAACAAGGACCAGGTCGCCGCCGAGGCGCTGAGCGCGCGCGACGTGCGCTGGCTGGACTGGTTCAGGCACGAATGCGAAAAGGCCGACAGCGCCGAAGCGCGCATCCTGCGCATGTTCACGGTGCTCAAGGGTTGGTTTGAATCCGAGGATTACCGCGGCTGCGCGTTCATCAACACAGCGGGCGAGGTCGGCAACCCCGACGATCCGATCCGCAGGATTGCCAGGCATCACAAACAGAAGCTGCTCGATTACACGCTGGAACTGACCGGGCAACTGGGTATCGAGCAGCCAGCCGCCCTGGCGCGGCAGCTGCTGGTTCTCATGGAAGGTGCCATCACCGTATCGCGCGTCATGGGCGACTACGGCGCTGCAGACACTGCCAGGGACGTGGCGCAGGTGTTGTTGAAACAGGCCCGGCGCTAG
- the glmS gene encoding glutamine--fructose-6-phosphate transaminase (isomerizing): protein MCGIVGAIADRDVVPVLIEGLKRLEYRGYDSSGIAVIDRAERPDVRRVRRTGRVSEMATAAEAEGFHSQLGIGHTRWATHGGVTEANAHPHISAGVALVHNGIIENHEEQREKLRALGYTFESQTDTEVIAHLMHHHLKGGDSLLGALQRTVKELTGAYALAVVSRAEPDHFVCARMGCPLLVGLGEGENFVASDVSAVISATRKVIFLEEGDTADVRRDGVQVFDEHDQPVERDVHLSDVSLASLELGPYRHFMQKEIHEQPRALGDTIEAAIDAGGFPAELFGKNAEAVLAGIEGVQILACGTSYYSGLTARYWIESIAGLPCSVEIASEYRYRAAYANPKHLIVTISQSGETLDTMEALKYAKSLGHKHTLSICNVPESAIPRASELACYTRAGAEIGVASTKAFTTQLAALFQLTVVLGKLHGRVDAAQEADYLEQLRFLPGSVQHALNMEPQIAAWAERFARKSSALFLGRGLHYPIALEGALKLKEISYIHAEAYPAGELKHGPLALVDEDMPVVVIAPNDSLLEKVKSNMQEVRARGGELFVFADQDSNFSESEGVHVIRTPRHAGVLSPIVHTIPVQLLAYHTALARGTDVDKPRNLAKSVTVE from the coding sequence ATGTGTGGAATCGTGGGTGCGATCGCTGATCGCGATGTGGTGCCGGTGCTGATCGAAGGACTGAAGCGGCTGGAGTATCGCGGCTACGATTCCTCCGGCATCGCGGTGATCGACCGTGCAGAGCGCCCGGACGTGCGCCGCGTGCGCCGTACCGGCCGTGTCTCGGAAATGGCCACCGCCGCCGAAGCCGAAGGCTTCCATTCCCAGCTGGGCATCGGCCATACCCGCTGGGCCACCCATGGCGGGGTGACCGAGGCCAACGCGCACCCGCACATCAGTGCCGGCGTGGCGCTGGTGCACAACGGCATCATCGAGAACCATGAAGAACAGCGCGAGAAGCTGCGCGCGCTGGGCTACACCTTCGAGTCGCAGACCGACACCGAAGTGATCGCCCACCTCATGCACCACCACCTGAAGGGCGGCGACAGCCTGCTGGGCGCGCTGCAGCGCACGGTGAAGGAACTGACCGGTGCCTACGCGCTGGCCGTGGTCAGCCGTGCCGAGCCGGACCATTTCGTCTGCGCACGCATGGGCTGCCCGCTGCTGGTGGGCCTGGGTGAAGGCGAGAACTTCGTTGCTTCCGATGTCTCGGCGGTGATCTCGGCCACCCGCAAGGTCATCTTCCTGGAAGAGGGCGACACCGCCGACGTCCGCCGCGACGGCGTGCAGGTGTTCGACGAGCACGACCAGCCGGTCGAGCGTGACGTGCACCTCTCCGACGTCTCGCTGGCCTCGCTGGAACTGGGCCCGTACCGCCACTTCATGCAGAAGGAAATCCACGAGCAGCCGCGCGCGCTGGGCGACACCATCGAAGCGGCCATCGACGCCGGTGGTTTCCCGGCCGAGCTGTTCGGCAAGAATGCCGAGGCCGTGCTGGCCGGCATCGAAGGCGTGCAGATCCTGGCCTGCGGCACCAGCTACTACTCGGGCCTGACCGCGCGCTACTGGATCGAATCCATCGCCGGCCTGCCGTGCAGCGTGGAAATCGCCAGCGAGTACCGCTACCGCGCGGCGTACGCCAACCCCAAGCACCTGATCGTGACCATTTCCCAGTCCGGCGAAACGCTGGATACGATGGAAGCGCTGAAGTACGCCAAGTCACTGGGCCACAAGCACACGCTGTCGATCTGCAACGTGCCGGAAAGCGCGATCCCGCGTGCCAGCGAACTGGCCTGCTACACCCGTGCCGGCGCCGAGATCGGCGTGGCCTCGACCAAGGCTTTCACCACCCAGCTGGCCGCGCTGTTCCAGCTGACCGTGGTGCTGGGCAAGCTGCACGGCCGCGTCGATGCCGCCCAAGAAGCCGATTACCTGGAGCAGCTGCGCTTCCTGCCGGGCAGCGTGCAGCACGCGCTGAACATGGAACCGCAGATTGCTGCCTGGGCCGAGCGCTTCGCCCGCAAGAGCAGCGCGCTGTTCCTGGGCCGTGGCCTGCATTACCCGATCGCGCTGGAAGGCGCGCTCAAGCTCAAGGAAATCTCCTACATCCACGCCGAGGCCTACCCGGCCGGTGAATTGAAGCACGGCCCGCTGGCGCTGGTGGACGAGGACATGCCGGTGGTGGTGATCGCGCCCAACGACAGCCTGCTGGAAAAGGTGAAGTCGAACATGCAGGAAGTGCGCGCACGCGGCGGCGAGCTGTTCGTGTTTGCGGACCAGGACAGCAATTTCAGCGAGTCCGAAGGCGTGCATGTCATCCGCACCCCGCGCCACGCCGGCGTGCTCAGCCCGATCGTGCACACCATTCCGGTGCAGCTGCTGGCCTACCACACCGCGCTGGCGCGCGGCACCGATGTGGACAAGCCGCGGAATCTGGCCAAGAGCGTTACGGTGGAATAA
- a CDS encoding efflux RND transporter periplasmic adaptor subunit: MIRDTSAQDQIVSAPSASAPRAAWQRYRWPALGAVALLAAIGWAVHAWSNASRSFDSSRVRIAEVQRGDLVRDIAADGRVIAANSPTLYAISAGTVDLKVVAGDVVKKGQELAIIDSPELRSKLAQEQATLAGLEAEASRAALDATLARAKSRKETDQASIERQAADRDLQRYQRGYDGGAVPQIDLAKAQDSLKKADITLANATTDARLQSQGADLDARNKRLLADRQKAVVAEVQRQVDALTLRAPFDGQVGQVQATQATNLAANAPVLGVVDLSKFEVEIKVPESFARDLAIGMPAQLTGGNGKPFPGEISAVSPEVVNGEVNARVRFAAAQPEGLRQSQRMSVRVLLDTRRNVMKVERGPFVEQGNGVAYVMDGRTAVRRPVELGVSSLGEVEIKSGVQPGDRIVVSGSDLFKDAERVSVN, translated from the coding sequence ATGATCCGCGACACCTCTGCCCAGGACCAGATCGTTTCCGCCCCCTCCGCCAGCGCCCCCCGTGCGGCCTGGCAGCGCTACCGCTGGCCGGCCCTGGGCGCCGTTGCCCTGCTGGCCGCCATCGGCTGGGCCGTGCATGCCTGGTCCAACGCCAGCCGCTCCTTCGACAGCAGCCGGGTGCGCATCGCCGAAGTGCAGCGTGGTGACCTGGTGCGCGACATCGCCGCCGATGGCCGCGTCATCGCCGCCAACAGCCCCACTCTGTACGCCATCTCCGCAGGTACGGTGGACCTGAAGGTGGTGGCCGGTGACGTGGTCAAGAAGGGCCAGGAGCTGGCGATCATCGACAGCCCGGAACTGCGCAGCAAGCTGGCCCAGGAACAGGCCACCCTGGCCGGCCTGGAAGCCGAAGCCAGCCGCGCGGCGCTGGACGCCACCCTGGCCCGCGCCAAGTCGCGCAAGGAAACCGACCAGGCCAGCATCGAGCGGCAGGCCGCCGACCGTGACCTGCAGCGCTACCAGCGCGGCTACGACGGCGGCGCGGTGCCGCAGATCGACCTGGCCAAGGCCCAGGATTCGCTGAAGAAGGCCGACATCACCCTGGCCAACGCCACCACCGATGCGCGCCTGCAGAGCCAGGGCGCCGACCTGGACGCACGCAACAAGCGCCTGCTGGCCGACCGCCAGAAGGCGGTGGTGGCCGAAGTGCAGCGCCAGGTGGATGCGCTGACCCTGCGCGCGCCGTTCGACGGCCAGGTCGGCCAGGTGCAGGCCACCCAGGCCACCAACCTGGCAGCCAACGCGCCGGTGCTGGGCGTGGTCGACCTGTCCAAGTTCGAAGTGGAGATCAAGGTGCCGGAGAGCTTCGCCCGTGACCTGGCGATCGGCATGCCCGCACAGCTGACCGGCGGCAACGGCAAGCCGTTCCCGGGCGAGATCAGCGCGGTCTCGCCGGAAGTGGTCAACGGCGAGGTCAACGCCCGCGTGCGCTTTGCCGCCGCGCAGCCGGAAGGCCTGCGCCAGAGCCAGCGCATGTCGGTGCGCGTGCTGCTCGATACCCGCCGCAACGTGATGAAGGTCGAGCGTGGCCCGTTCGTCGAACAGGGCAACGGCGTGGCCTACGTGATGGACGGCCGCACTGCCGTGCGCCGGCCGGTGGAACTGGGCGTCAGCAGCCTGGGCGAAGTGGAAATCAAGTCGGGTGTGCAGCCGGGTGACCGCATCGTGGTCTCGGGCAGCGACCTGTTCAAGGACGCCGAACGCGTCTCCGTCAACTGA
- a CDS encoding ABC transporter ATP-binding protein: MYMLEMRSVAKVFRTEQVETHALRSLELQVKEGEFVAVTGPSGSGKTTFLNIAGLLETFTSGTYLLDGEDVSTLGDDARSRMRNQKIGFIFQGFNLIPDLNLFDNVDVPLRYRRMGAGERRERIEKALNQVGLGSRMKHYPNELSGGQQQRAAIARALAGSPRLLLADEPTGNLDTQMARGVMELLEEINAAGTTIVMVTHDPELAARAQRNVHIVDGQVTDLVREPVLATPRRIVAVNE; this comes from the coding sequence ATGTACATGCTCGAAATGCGTTCGGTCGCCAAGGTCTTCCGTACCGAACAGGTGGAAACCCACGCACTGCGCTCGCTGGAACTGCAGGTCAAGGAGGGCGAGTTCGTCGCCGTCACCGGTCCGTCCGGCTCCGGCAAGACCACTTTCCTCAACATTGCCGGCCTGCTGGAAACCTTCACCAGCGGCACCTACCTGCTGGACGGCGAGGACGTGAGCACGCTGGGCGATGATGCGCGCAGCCGCATGCGCAACCAGAAGATCGGTTTCATCTTCCAGGGCTTCAACCTGATCCCCGACCTGAACCTGTTCGACAACGTGGACGTGCCGCTGCGCTACCGCAGGATGGGCGCCGGCGAGCGCCGCGAGCGCATCGAGAAGGCGCTGAACCAGGTGGGTCTGGGCTCGCGCATGAAGCACTACCCCAACGAACTGTCGGGCGGCCAGCAGCAGCGCGCCGCCATTGCCCGCGCCCTGGCCGGCAGCCCGCGCCTGCTGCTGGCCGACGAACCGACCGGCAACCTGGACACGCAGATGGCGCGTGGCGTGATGGAGCTGCTGGAAGAGATCAACGCGGCCGGCACCACCATCGTCATGGTCACCCATGACCCGGAACTGGCCGCGCGCGCGCAGCGCAACGTGCACATCGTCGATGGCCAGGTGACCGACCTGGTGCGTGAGCCGGTGCTGGCCACGCCGCGCCGCATCGTCGCCGTCAACGAGTGA